The proteins below are encoded in one region of Microbispora sp. NBC_01189:
- a CDS encoding DNA gyrase/topoisomerase IV subunit B has protein sequence MTAVRAETGYTARHLSVLEGLEAVRKRPGMYIGSTDTRGLMHCLWEIVDNSVDEALGGFCTRIEVELHRDGSIEVRDDGRGIPVDVEPKTGLAGVELVYTKLHAGGKFGGGSYGASGGLHGVGASVVNALSSRLDIEVDRDSRIHQISFRRGVPGLFDGEGPTAKFRKKSGLRDGGAARGKATGTRVRFWADRQIFLPEAEVSLDEIHVRLRQTAFLVPGLTLVVRDSRGEEPAEETFRFDGGISEFTEFLARDEAVCEVMRLQGVGHFHETVPVLDDQGHMTSTEVERELTADVAIRWGKGYDTTIRSFVNVIATPKGGTHVAGFERALVRTVNEQLRETRLLKNGDEPVTKEDILEGLTAVVTVRVPEPQFEGQTKEVLGTSAASRIVAHVVSRELKAQFANPKRGQKQQLRAVLEKVVAAAKARIAAREHRDNQRRKSALENSALPAKLVDCRSDDVDRSELFIVEGDSALGTAKLARDSEFQALLPIRGKILNVQKASVADMLKNAECAAIIQVVGAGSGRSFDIASARYGKIILMADADVDGAHIRCLLLTLFHRYMKPMVEAGRVFAAVPPLHRIEVTNPGRGQDKYVYTYSDAELHKVLRDLERRNKRWKDPVQRYKGLGEMDADQLAETTMDPRHRVLRRVRIEDVEEAERIFSLLMGSDVGPRREFIIGSAAEVDRDHIDA, from the coding sequence GTGACTGCGGTTCGCGCGGAGACGGGGTACACCGCCCGTCATCTCTCTGTGCTCGAAGGCCTCGAGGCCGTCCGCAAGCGCCCGGGGATGTACATCGGTTCCACCGACACCCGCGGTCTCATGCACTGCCTGTGGGAGATCGTCGACAATTCCGTCGACGAGGCGCTGGGCGGCTTCTGCACCCGGATCGAGGTCGAGTTGCACCGCGACGGCTCGATAGAGGTGCGTGACGACGGCCGCGGCATCCCCGTCGACGTCGAGCCCAAGACCGGCCTGGCCGGAGTCGAGCTGGTCTACACCAAGCTGCACGCGGGCGGCAAGTTCGGCGGCGGCTCCTACGGCGCCTCGGGCGGCCTGCACGGTGTGGGCGCCTCGGTGGTCAACGCGCTGTCCTCGCGCCTCGACATCGAGGTCGACCGCGACAGCCGGATCCACCAGATCAGCTTCCGGCGGGGAGTGCCCGGCCTGTTCGACGGCGAGGGCCCCACCGCGAAGTTCCGCAAGAAGTCCGGCCTGCGCGACGGCGGCGCCGCCCGCGGCAAGGCCACCGGCACCCGCGTCCGCTTCTGGGCCGACCGCCAGATCTTCCTGCCCGAGGCCGAGGTCTCGCTCGACGAGATCCACGTGCGGCTGCGCCAGACGGCCTTCCTGGTGCCGGGGCTCACCCTCGTCGTACGGGACAGCCGGGGCGAGGAGCCGGCCGAGGAGACCTTCCGCTTCGACGGCGGCATCAGCGAGTTCACCGAGTTCCTCGCCCGTGACGAGGCCGTGTGCGAAGTGATGCGGCTGCAGGGCGTGGGCCACTTCCACGAGACCGTCCCCGTGCTCGACGACCAGGGCCACATGACGTCGACGGAGGTCGAGCGGGAGCTCACCGCCGACGTCGCGATCCGCTGGGGCAAGGGCTACGACACGACCATCCGCTCCTTCGTGAACGTGATCGCCACGCCGAAGGGCGGCACTCACGTCGCCGGGTTCGAGCGGGCACTGGTGCGCACGGTCAACGAGCAGCTCCGGGAGACCCGGCTGCTCAAGAACGGCGACGAGCCGGTCACCAAGGAGGACATCCTCGAAGGCCTGACCGCGGTCGTCACCGTACGGGTGCCCGAGCCGCAGTTCGAGGGCCAGACCAAGGAGGTGCTCGGCACCTCGGCGGCCAGCCGGATCGTCGCCCATGTCGTCTCCCGGGAGCTCAAGGCGCAGTTCGCCAACCCCAAACGGGGACAGAAGCAGCAGCTGCGCGCGGTCCTGGAGAAGGTCGTCGCCGCCGCCAAGGCCCGGATCGCGGCGCGGGAGCACCGGGACAACCAGCGGCGCAAGTCCGCCCTGGAGAACTCGGCGCTGCCGGCCAAGCTGGTGGACTGCCGCAGCGACGACGTGGACCGCAGCGAGCTGTTCATCGTGGAGGGCGACTCCGCGCTGGGCACCGCGAAGCTGGCCCGCGACTCGGAGTTCCAGGCGCTGCTGCCGATCCGCGGCAAGATCCTCAACGTGCAGAAGGCGTCGGTCGCCGACATGCTCAAGAACGCCGAGTGCGCCGCGATCATCCAGGTGGTGGGCGCGGGCTCCGGGCGTTCGTTCGACATCGCGTCCGCCCGGTACGGCAAGATCATCCTGATGGCCGACGCGGACGTGGACGGCGCGCACATCCGGTGCCTGCTGCTGACGCTCTTCCACCGGTACATGAAGCCGATGGTCGAGGCCGGGCGGGTGTTCGCCGCGGTGCCGCCACTGCACCGCATCGAGGTCACCAACCCCGGGCGGGGTCAGGACAAGTACGTCTACACCTACAGCGACGCCGAGCTGCACAAGGTCCTGCGCGACCTGGAGCGGCGCAACAAGCGCTGGAAGGACCCGGTGCAGCGCTACAAGGGCCTCGGCGAGATGGACGCCGACCAGCTCGCCGAGACGACCATGGACCCCCGCCACCGCGTCCTGCGCCGGGTGCGCATCGAGGACGTGGAGGAGGCCGAGCGCATCTTCAGCCTCCTCATGGGCAGCGACGTCGGCCCGCGCCGCGAGTTCATCATCGGCAGCGCCGCCGAGGTGGACCGCGACCACATCGACGCCTGA
- a CDS encoding DUF7455 domain-containing protein, which yields MTGALAPAKPLTALDRCDRCGAQAYIRATLPVGGELLFCAHHGRQHVAVLRGKGAEIQDESARLSASPAIAPDGER from the coding sequence GTGACTGGAGCTCTCGCCCCCGCCAAGCCGCTGACGGCCCTGGACCGGTGTGACCGGTGCGGTGCTCAGGCCTACATCCGCGCGACCCTGCCCGTGGGCGGGGAGCTGCTGTTCTGCGCCCACCACGGGCGTCAGCACGTGGCTGTCCTGCGCGGCAAAGGTGCTGAGATCCAGGACGAGTCGGCCCGACTCTCCGCATCCCCCGCGATCGCCCCTGACGGCGAGCGCTGA
- a CDS encoding GNAT family N-acetyltransferase: MSQDTAKFDLLVDEGWPAPGRAGEGSWVYRHAGGVTKRANSVLPLGERADLPEAVDQAERFYAGVGLPCVFSVGMGATPGLDEELDRRGYRLVDPTLVMTAPLPTGAPDVEVAGAPSERWLRTWWSVDGGRHAATGDAPARVWAERIVTGVPAGYALLGGDASGDGGAVGRGVPQGRWLGIYCMAVQPHARRRGLGGAVLRALTAWGRRQGADSAYLVVTEANTAARALYEREGFGVAGRYHYRVRP, from the coding sequence GTGAGTCAGGACACGGCGAAGTTCGACCTGCTGGTGGACGAGGGCTGGCCGGCGCCCGGCCGGGCCGGGGAGGGAAGCTGGGTCTACCGCCATGCCGGCGGGGTGACGAAGCGGGCCAACTCGGTGCTGCCGCTGGGGGAGCGGGCGGACCTGCCGGAGGCGGTGGACCAGGCGGAGCGCTTCTACGCGGGCGTCGGCCTTCCGTGCGTGTTCTCCGTGGGCATGGGCGCGACGCCGGGGCTCGACGAGGAACTCGACCGCCGGGGATACCGGCTGGTGGACCCCACCCTGGTGATGACCGCGCCGCTGCCAACCGGCGCGCCGGACGTGGAGGTGGCGGGCGCGCCGTCCGAGCGGTGGCTGCGCACCTGGTGGAGCGTGGACGGCGGGCGGCACGCCGCGACCGGGGACGCCCCGGCGCGGGTGTGGGCCGAGCGGATCGTCACCGGGGTGCCCGCCGGTTACGCCCTCCTCGGCGGCGACGCCTCCGGGGACGGGGGCGCGGTGGGCCGGGGCGTGCCACAGGGCCGCTGGCTGGGGATCTACTGCATGGCCGTCCAGCCGCACGCCAGGCGGCGCGGGCTGGGCGGGGCCGTGCTGCGCGCACTGACCGCCTGGGGACGGCGGCAGGGCGCGGACAGCGCCTACCTGGTGGTCACGGAGGCCAACACCGCGGCCCGCGCGCTCTACGAGCGGGAGGGCTTCGGCGTCGCCGGCCGCTACCACTACCGCGTACGGCCCTGA
- a CDS encoding GntR family transcriptional regulator: MYGLRPIIGRVEPVVRSPLRDQIRQAVLDGLISGRWKPGDRLVERRMAAELSVSQAPVREALRELEALRLIESAPNKGARVRRLTRSDLREVYEVRAGLEETAVRLGTPRAESLRAHLRRLHEAASAGSPHDQVRHGVAFHREIVKASGNTVLLSVWESLGIEVWTHLSIRLFRTHPHENAADHEPLVEAFERGDPEAGVLLREHVLGYAPAEP, from the coding sequence ATGTATGGCCTACGGCCTATCATCGGTCGCGTGGAACCCGTCGTACGGTCGCCGCTTCGTGACCAGATCCGGCAAGCCGTGCTCGACGGCCTGATCAGCGGCCGATGGAAGCCCGGCGACCGCCTCGTCGAGCGGCGCATGGCGGCCGAGCTGAGCGTCAGCCAGGCCCCGGTGCGCGAGGCGCTGCGCGAGCTGGAGGCCCTCAGGCTCATCGAGTCCGCGCCCAACAAGGGCGCGCGGGTCCGCAGGCTCACCAGGAGCGATCTCCGTGAGGTGTACGAGGTGCGGGCGGGCCTGGAGGAGACGGCCGTCCGGCTGGGCACGCCCCGCGCGGAGTCGCTGCGTGCGCATCTGCGCCGCCTGCACGAGGCGGCGTCCGCCGGTTCCCCGCACGATCAGGTGCGGCACGGCGTCGCCTTCCACCGCGAGATCGTGAAAGCCTCGGGCAACACGGTGCTGCTGTCTGTGTGGGAGTCGCTCGGCATCGAGGTGTGGACCCACCTGTCGATCCGCCTCTTCCGGACGCACCCGCACGAGAACGCCGCCGACCACGAACCTCTCGTGGAGGCGTTCGAGCGGGGCGACCCCGAGGCGGGCGTCCTGCTCCGCGAGCACGTGCTGGGCTACGCCCCGGCCGAGCCCTGA
- the aceE gene encoding pyruvate dehydrogenase (acetyl-transferring), homodimeric type has product MDVDPNPQETAEWLESLEAVRRAAGPERAGYLLRRLATSTRYLNTVPTDEEPVYPGDLELEERIAAYDRWNAAAMITRGSRLGLGGHLATYASAAWLYEVGFNHFFHAGHDQVYFQGHASPGVYARAFLEGRLSESQLDLFRREPEGGLPSYPHPRSMPDFWQFPTVSMGLGPLNAVYQARFNRYLHNRGIKDTSRSHVWAFLGDGEMDEPESTAALTLAAREGLDNLTFVINCNLQRLDGPVRGNTRVVQELESVFTGAGWHVVKALWGREWDELLHSDELVARLGEVPDGQFQTFAASAGSYIRERLFQGLDVPYTDEDLRRVVGGSRAGHEPRKVYAAYRRALDNRGAPTVVLVQTVKGWTLGAGIEARNANHQMKKLTQDEFRALRDRLGLPVPDEALDGDLPPYLHPGPGSPEARYAAERRRDLGGPVPRRTVSHRPLPTPGEAAFRALEKGSKQPVATTMAFVRLVKDLMKEPETGRRWVPIVPDEARTFGMESLFPTARIYSPLGQRYESVDRDLLLSYKEATDGQILLEGITEAGSMASFTAAASSYATHGEVMIPFYIFYSMFGWQRTGDQMWALADQLGRGFLVGATAGRTTMTGEGLQHADGHSQLLASANPACLAYDPAFAYEVGTIVRAGLRRMYGPDGEDMFYYLTVYNEPMPQPAMPEGVEEGILRGVYRYAAGGGDAHLLASGTAIHWALAAQRLLREEYGVGVDVWSVTSWSELRRDAMTTTGVPYIRRALAGTSGPVIAVSDWMRAVPDQISPWIDRPWTSLGTDGFGLSGTREAVRRHFGVDPRSIAEAVLKAVETGRE; this is encoded by the coding sequence ATGGATGTAGACCCGAATCCCCAGGAGACCGCCGAGTGGCTCGAATCCCTCGAGGCGGTGCGCCGGGCGGCCGGCCCCGAGCGGGCCGGCTACCTGCTGAGGCGGCTGGCCACGAGCACCCGCTACCTCAACACCGTGCCGACGGACGAGGAGCCGGTCTACCCGGGCGACCTCGAACTGGAGGAACGCATCGCCGCGTACGACCGGTGGAACGCCGCGGCCATGATCACCAGGGGAAGCCGGCTGGGGCTCGGCGGCCACCTTGCGACCTACGCCTCCGCCGCCTGGCTGTACGAGGTGGGCTTCAACCACTTCTTCCACGCCGGCCACGACCAGGTCTACTTCCAGGGCCACGCCTCCCCGGGCGTCTACGCCCGGGCCTTCCTGGAGGGCAGGCTGAGCGAATCCCAGCTCGACCTGTTCAGGCGCGAGCCCGAGGGCGGGCTGCCGTCGTACCCGCATCCGCGGTCCATGCCGGACTTCTGGCAGTTCCCCACCGTCTCCATGGGGCTCGGTCCGCTCAACGCGGTCTACCAGGCCAGGTTCAACCGCTATCTGCACAATCGAGGCATAAAGGACACCTCGCGCAGCCACGTGTGGGCCTTCCTCGGCGACGGCGAGATGGACGAGCCGGAGTCCACGGCCGCCCTCACCCTGGCCGCCCGCGAAGGACTCGACAATCTCACGTTCGTGATCAACTGCAACCTCCAGCGGCTCGACGGACCGGTGCGGGGCAACACGCGCGTCGTACAGGAGCTCGAAAGCGTGTTCACGGGCGCGGGCTGGCACGTCGTCAAGGCGCTGTGGGGCCGGGAATGGGACGAATTGCTCCACTCGGACGAACTGGTGGCACGGCTGGGCGAGGTGCCGGACGGGCAGTTCCAGACGTTCGCCGCCTCGGCGGGCTCCTACATCAGGGAGCGGTTGTTCCAAGGGCTCGACGTGCCGTACACGGACGAGGACCTGCGGCGCGTCGTCGGCGGGTCGCGGGCGGGCCACGAGCCGCGGAAGGTGTACGCGGCCTACCGCAGGGCCCTGGACAACCGGGGCGCGCCCACGGTGGTCCTCGTACAGACGGTGAAGGGCTGGACCCTCGGCGCGGGGATCGAGGCGCGCAACGCCAACCACCAGATGAAGAAGCTCACCCAGGACGAGTTCCGCGCCCTGCGCGACCGGCTCGGCCTGCCGGTGCCGGACGAGGCTCTCGACGGCGACCTGCCGCCGTACCTGCACCCCGGGCCGGGCTCGCCGGAGGCGCGGTACGCCGCCGAACGGCGCCGCGACCTGGGCGGACCCGTCCCCCGCCGCACCGTCTCCCACCGCCCCCTGCCGACCCCGGGGGAGGCGGCGTTCCGGGCCCTGGAGAAGGGCTCGAAGCAGCCCGTGGCCACGACGATGGCGTTCGTCCGCCTGGTCAAGGACCTAATGAAGGAGCCGGAGACGGGACGCCGCTGGGTGCCGATCGTGCCGGACGAGGCCAGGACGTTCGGCATGGAGTCGCTGTTCCCCACGGCCAGGATCTACTCACCTCTGGGCCAGCGCTACGAGTCCGTCGACCGGGACCTACTGCTGTCGTACAAGGAGGCGACCGACGGGCAGATCCTGCTGGAAGGCATCACCGAGGCCGGGTCGATGGCGTCGTTCACCGCCGCGGCCTCCAGCTACGCCACCCACGGCGAGGTCATGATCCCCTTCTACATCTTCTACTCGATGTTCGGCTGGCAGCGCACCGGCGACCAGATGTGGGCGCTGGCCGACCAGCTCGGCCGCGGGTTCCTCGTCGGCGCGACCGCCGGCCGGACGACGATGACCGGGGAGGGCCTGCAGCACGCCGACGGCCACTCGCAGCTCCTCGCCTCCGCCAACCCCGCGTGCCTGGCCTACGATCCCGCCTTCGCCTACGAGGTGGGCACGATCGTGCGTGCGGGGCTCCGGCGCATGTACGGCCCCGACGGCGAGGACATGTTCTACTACCTGACCGTGTACAACGAGCCGATGCCGCAGCCCGCGATGCCCGAGGGAGTGGAGGAGGGCATCCTCCGGGGCGTCTACCGGTACGCCGCCGGCGGCGGTGACGCCCACCTGCTGGCCAGCGGCACCGCGATCCACTGGGCGCTGGCCGCGCAGCGCCTGCTCCGGGAGGAGTACGGCGTGGGCGTGGACGTGTGGTCCGTCACCTCCTGGAGCGAGCTGCGCCGCGACGCCATGACCACGACCGGCGTGCCGTACATCCGGCGGGCCCTGGCCGGGACCTCGGGGCCGGTGATCGCGGTCAGCGACTGGATGCGTGCGGTGCCGGACCAGATCAGCCCGTGGATCGACCGGCCGTGGACCTCGCTCGGCACCGACGGGTTCGGGCTGTCGGGCACCCGCGAGGCGGTCCGCAGGCATTTCGGGGTGGATCCGCGCTCGATCGCGGAGGCCGTGCTCAAGGCGGTGGAGACCGGGCGGGAGTGA
- a CDS encoding peroxide stress protein YaaA, which translates to MLILLPPSEGKAERGTSRARRLSFPELASPREKVLDALVSLCHTPGARDVLGLSDGQSGEIERNRALPAARTLPVADLYTGVLYDNLGLGALSPEARRRADRRIIVFSGLWGLLRPSDRVPPYRLSMGVRLPPMGGLAAFWRPSIGGVLDATKGLVVDLRSATYAAAWQPGERGVAVRVLREAAGKRTVVSHMAKATRGVVARSLVETPDRPRTAGDLADLLAGLGHRVELAAPAGGNRPRTLDVIVGE; encoded by the coding sequence GTGCTCATCCTGCTGCCTCCGTCGGAGGGGAAGGCCGAGCGGGGGACCTCCCGCGCCCGCCGGCTGAGCTTCCCCGAACTCGCCTCCCCGCGCGAGAAGGTCCTCGACGCCCTCGTCTCGCTCTGCCACACGCCCGGGGCACGCGACGTGCTGGGCCTCTCGGACGGGCAGTCCGGTGAGATCGAGCGCAACCGGGCGCTGCCCGCGGCACGCACGCTGCCCGTCGCCGACCTCTACACCGGCGTGCTGTACGACAACCTCGGCCTCGGCGCCCTCTCCCCCGAGGCGCGGCGGCGGGCCGACCGGCGGATCATCGTGTTCTCCGGCCTGTGGGGCCTGCTGCGCCCCTCCGACCGGGTGCCGCCGTACCGGTTGTCCATGGGCGTACGGCTGCCGCCGATGGGCGGCCTGGCCGCGTTCTGGCGGCCGTCGATCGGTGGGGTGCTCGACGCGACGAAGGGCCTGGTGGTGGACCTGCGGTCCGCGACGTACGCCGCCGCCTGGCAGCCCGGCGAACGCGGCGTGGCCGTACGGGTGCTCAGGGAGGCGGCCGGGAAGCGGACGGTCGTCAGCCACATGGCGAAGGCCACGCGCGGCGTGGTCGCCCGCTCGCTGGTCGAAACCCCTGACCGGCCGCGTACGGCCGGCGACCTCGCCGACCTGCTGGCGGGGCTGGGACACCGGGTCGAACTGGCCGCGCCCGCCGGAGGGAACCGGCCGCGGACCCTCGACGTGATCGTGGGCGAGTGA
- a CDS encoding RNA polymerase sigma factor codes for MSPASSTRSKPSELNEPVIQQLLERGRSQGFLESEDVRKAFEEADIPMSQAAGFLRSLSKEGVTVVVTAADSAAPKRSRGQAKRRTTAPVKKSTKSAAAKESQPETVTAVVTDSAPVAKPAPAKPAAKKAAPGKPAAAAKPAPGKPAPPKKAAPAAKDATAAPAAGPEGKAPKADSKPKSADVAEDEEDIDLEGDVDIEDFELDVEDVEIEAEAEPETETETEAEPESEEPKAEALVQSEDEVLILTDDDDDAPVAQVAAAGATADPVKDYLKQIGKVPLLNAEQEVELAKRIEAGLFAEEQLAQEADNLPVDVRAELEWIAEDGHRAKNHLLEANLRLVVSLAKRYTGRGMLFLDLIQEGNLGLIRAVEKFDYTKGYKFSTYATWWIRQAITRAMADQARTIRIPVHMVEVINKLARVQRQMLQDLGREPTPEELARELDMTPEKVIEVQKYGREPISLHTPLGEEGDSEFGDLIEDSEAIVPADAVSFTLLQEQLHSVLDTLSEREAGVVSMRFGLTDGQPKTLDEIGKVYGVTRERIRQIESKTMSKLRHPSRSQVLRDYLD; via the coding sequence GTGTCGCCTGCAAGTTCGACTCGCTCGAAGCCGTCGGAGCTGAACGAGCCAGTGATTCAGCAGCTCCTCGAGCGTGGGCGCTCGCAGGGTTTCCTCGAGTCCGAGGATGTCCGCAAGGCCTTCGAGGAAGCGGACATCCCGATGTCGCAAGCCGCTGGATTCCTGCGAAGCCTCAGCAAGGAGGGCGTGACCGTCGTGGTGACGGCCGCCGACTCCGCGGCTCCCAAGCGTTCTCGAGGTCAAGCCAAACGCCGCACCACCGCGCCCGTCAAGAAGAGCACCAAGTCCGCGGCGGCCAAGGAGTCGCAGCCGGAGACCGTCACCGCCGTGGTGACCGACTCCGCGCCGGTCGCCAAGCCCGCCCCCGCCAAGCCGGCGGCGAAGAAGGCGGCCCCGGGCAAGCCCGCCGCGGCGGCCAAGCCGGCTCCCGGCAAGCCCGCTCCGCCGAAGAAGGCCGCGCCCGCGGCCAAGGACGCCACGGCGGCCCCCGCCGCCGGCCCCGAGGGCAAGGCGCCCAAGGCCGATTCCAAGCCCAAGTCCGCCGACGTCGCCGAGGACGAGGAGGACATCGACCTCGAGGGTGACGTCGACATCGAGGACTTCGAGCTGGACGTCGAGGACGTCGAGATCGAGGCCGAGGCGGAGCCCGAGACCGAGACCGAGACCGAGGCGGAGCCCGAAAGCGAAGAGCCCAAGGCCGAGGCGCTCGTGCAGTCCGAGGACGAGGTGCTGATCCTCACCGACGACGACGACGACGCGCCCGTCGCGCAGGTCGCGGCGGCCGGCGCCACCGCCGACCCGGTGAAGGACTACCTCAAGCAGATCGGCAAGGTGCCCCTGCTCAACGCCGAGCAGGAGGTCGAGCTCGCCAAGCGGATCGAGGCCGGCCTGTTCGCCGAGGAGCAGCTCGCCCAGGAGGCCGACAACCTCCCGGTCGACGTCCGCGCCGAGCTGGAGTGGATCGCCGAGGACGGCCACCGCGCCAAGAACCACCTGCTGGAGGCCAACCTCCGCCTGGTCGTGTCGCTGGCCAAGCGCTACACCGGGCGCGGCATGCTGTTCCTGGACCTGATCCAGGAGGGCAACCTGGGCCTGATCCGCGCGGTCGAGAAGTTCGACTACACCAAGGGCTACAAGTTCTCCACGTACGCCACGTGGTGGATCCGGCAGGCGATCACCCGGGCCATGGCCGACCAGGCGCGGACCATCCGCATCCCGGTCCACATGGTCGAGGTGATCAACAAGCTGGCCCGGGTCCAGCGGCAGATGCTGCAGGACCTCGGCCGCGAGCCCACGCCCGAGGAGCTGGCCCGCGAGCTCGACATGACCCCTGAGAAGGTCATCGAGGTGCAGAAGTACGGCCGCGAGCCGATCTCCCTGCACACGCCGCTGGGCGAGGAGGGCGACAGCGAGTTCGGCGACCTGATCGAGGACTCCGAGGCCATCGTCCCGGCCGACGCGGTCAGCTTCACGCTGCTGCAGGAGCAGCTGCACTCCGTTCTCGACACGCTGTCGGAGCGGGAGGCGGGCGTGGTGTCGATGCGTTTCGGTCTCACCGACGGACAGCCGAAGACCCTCGACGAGATCGGGAAGGTCTACGGCGTGACCCGCGAGCGGATCCGCCAGATCGAGTCGAAGACGATGTCCAAGCTGCGCCACCCGTCCCGGTCCCAGGTCCTGCGCGACTATCTCGACTGA
- a CDS encoding SpoIIE family protein phosphatase — protein MSAETSVPRPRESGLDISDSDLFRGLMSEAPFAFAFFDPSGRFVRVNSTFTELTGHPVESHLDRLPAELLPADLTALIESALRRIADEGLPVTDQAYPTRAENGDARHWTVSFFPIRGDDGVLGTALFGVDLTDRQMDKEELERSEERYRSLVESQQQLVWITSPNGGVIEDAPQWRAVTGQGLEEYLAHGWLEAVHPDDRPGTDEAWREALRGRTMFEWSYRVRTRASGYRHFEVRAVPIMRLGRVVEWVGANTDVTPQREAEDMRGRLTDQLGAAALRTARLQGATAQLAEALTVEQVVQVIIDVGRTALAADHSAVALLDENNRATLKVINSGGTPDAPGEDIDLAHPSVMTMAVNSRRPVFAESLDSLRTQLVDAGADETQIAKFLAQTEERAWVGLPLLAAGRALGALRFSFNRSQKISQEDGVFLEALAGQCALAVERATLFEREHRTAETLQRSLLPDRLPVVRGLALAQRFRSGSRHVQVGGDWYDAFVLQDGRVAAVVGDVMGKGVKAAAGMGRIRNAMRALALNNPPPAAVLTGLDRVFEATEEEEQVTTLAYMVVEPGTGEGTLALAGHPPPLLVSPQGVGLLHESEPGTPLGWATSRKQGRFCVPPGHTAVLYSDGLVENRKRGLDAGLRELSSVVAEAPPEVVSHPHMLLDFLVERMLSGYEQDDDVTVLAVHVPPATKSD, from the coding sequence ATGAGCGCCGAAACCTCCGTGCCCCGGCCCCGGGAGTCCGGTTTGGACATCTCAGACTCCGACCTCTTCAGAGGCCTGATGTCGGAGGCGCCCTTCGCCTTCGCGTTTTTCGACCCCTCCGGGCGGTTCGTCCGAGTCAACTCGACCTTCACCGAGTTGACCGGCCATCCTGTCGAGTCGCATCTCGACCGCCTCCCGGCCGAACTGCTGCCGGCCGACCTGACGGCCCTGATCGAGTCGGCGCTGCGCCGGATCGCCGACGAGGGCCTGCCGGTCACCGACCAGGCGTACCCGACCAGGGCGGAGAACGGCGACGCCCGGCACTGGACCGTGTCGTTCTTCCCGATCCGCGGTGACGACGGCGTGCTCGGGACCGCCCTGTTCGGGGTGGACCTGACCGACCGGCAGATGGACAAGGAAGAGCTGGAGCGCAGTGAGGAGCGCTACCGGTCTCTCGTGGAGTCGCAGCAGCAGCTCGTCTGGATCACCTCGCCGAACGGCGGGGTGATCGAGGACGCGCCCCAGTGGCGGGCCGTCACCGGCCAGGGCTTGGAGGAGTACCTCGCGCACGGCTGGCTGGAGGCGGTGCATCCCGACGACCGCCCCGGCACCGACGAGGCGTGGCGCGAGGCCCTGCGCGGCCGGACGATGTTCGAGTGGAGCTACCGGGTGCGCACCCGGGCCAGCGGCTACCGGCACTTCGAGGTGCGGGCCGTCCCGATCATGCGGCTGGGCCGCGTGGTGGAGTGGGTCGGCGCGAACACCGACGTCACGCCGCAGCGCGAGGCCGAGGACATGCGGGGACGGCTGACCGACCAGCTCGGCGCGGCCGCCCTGCGCACGGCCCGGCTCCAGGGCGCGACGGCGCAGCTCGCCGAGGCGCTGACGGTCGAGCAGGTGGTGCAGGTGATCATCGACGTCGGGCGGACGGCGCTGGCCGCCGACCACTCGGCCGTCGCCCTCCTCGACGAAAACAACAGGGCCACCCTGAAGGTGATCAACAGCGGTGGCACCCCCGACGCGCCGGGCGAGGACATCGACCTCGCCCATCCCAGCGTCATGACGATGGCGGTGAACAGCCGCCGGCCCGTCTTCGCCGAGTCCCTGGACAGCCTGCGCACCCAGCTCGTCGACGCCGGCGCCGACGAGACGCAGATCGCCAAGTTCCTCGCGCAGACCGAGGAACGGGCCTGGGTGGGCCTGCCACTGCTCGCGGCCGGCCGTGCGCTCGGCGCGCTGCGGTTCTCGTTCAACCGGTCGCAGAAGATCTCGCAGGAGGACGGCGTCTTCCTGGAGGCGCTGGCCGGTCAGTGCGCGCTCGCGGTCGAGCGGGCCACGCTGTTCGAGCGTGAGCACCGCACCGCTGAAACGTTGCAGCGGAGCCTGCTGCCCGACCGGCTGCCGGTCGTGCGCGGCCTGGCCCTGGCCCAGCGTTTCCGCTCCGGCTCCCGGCACGTGCAGGTCGGCGGAGACTGGTACGACGCGTTCGTCCTGCAGGACGGGCGGGTCGCGGCCGTCGTCGGCGACGTCATGGGCAAGGGCGTCAAGGCCGCCGCCGGGATGGGCCGGATCCGCAACGCCATGCGGGCGCTCGCGCTGAACAACCCGCCGCCCGCGGCGGTGCTCACCGGGCTGGACCGGGTGTTCGAGGCCACCGAGGAGGAGGAGCAGGTCACGACGCTGGCGTACATGGTCGTCGAGCCTGGGACCGGGGAGGGCACGCTGGCCCTGGCCGGTCACCCGCCGCCGCTGCTGGTCTCGCCGCAGGGCGTCGGCCTGCTGCACGAGAGTGAGCCCGGCACGCCGCTGGGCTGGGCCACCAGCCGCAAGCAGGGCCGGTTCTGCGTGCCTCCGGGGCACACCGCCGTGCTGTACTCGGACGGGCTCGTGGAGAACCGCAAGCGCGGTCTGGACGCCGGGCTCAGGGAGCTGTCAAGCGTCGTGGCCGAAGCGCCGCCGGAAGTCGTGAGCCATCCGCATATGCTGCTCGATTTCCTGGTGGAGCGCATGCTGTCCGGGTATGAACAGGATGATGACGTAACGGTACTCGCGGTCCACGTCCCACCGGCCACGAAGAGTGACTGA